A section of the Dehalobacter sp. DCM genome encodes:
- a CDS encoding RNA recognition motif domain-containing protein — MTKTLYVGNLPWSTSSEDLTDFFSQYGNVIGSRIITDRETGRSRGFGFVEVAADDAERLAEELNGSEFNGRSLTVNEARPRQTV; from the coding sequence ATGACAAAAACCCTGTACGTGGGTAATCTCCCCTGGAGTACGTCTTCGGAGGATCTGACTGATTTCTTTTCCCAATACGGCAATGTCATCGGCAGCAGAATCATTACTGACAGAGAAACCGGACGCTCAAGAGGTTTCGGTTTTGTCGAAGTGGCTGCAGATGATGCTGAGCGCTTAGCTGAAGAACTTAATGGCAGCGAGTTCAATGGCCGTTCACTGACAGTAAACGAAGCAAGACCTCGCCAAACTGTCTAA
- the nadD gene encoding nicotinate-nucleotide adenylyltransferase, which translates to MEDRVHAAISDGSRLGIMGGTFDPIHYGHLVAAETARTEFRLDNVLFIPTGIPPHKVSRHIADAELRYTMVELAIKDNANFKVSRIEIKRQGPSYTSVTLRELHHIFPEQELFFITGADALKDILTWRDADEIIRTTNIIGATRPGYDASGFLEELYVRFPFAQSKIFQMEIPALAISSTDIHFRLENNKSIRYLLPEEVRSFIMNNNIYRDK; encoded by the coding sequence ATGGAAGACCGCGTTCACGCAGCGATCTCAGACGGTAGTCGTCTCGGGATCATGGGAGGAACATTTGATCCAATTCATTATGGCCATTTGGTTGCGGCAGAAACAGCACGGACGGAATTTAGACTGGATAATGTCTTGTTCATCCCAACAGGGATACCTCCGCATAAAGTAAGCCGACACATTGCCGATGCAGAACTTCGTTATACGATGGTCGAATTAGCGATTAAGGATAATGCCAATTTCAAAGTATCACGCATTGAAATAAAAAGGCAGGGACCTTCCTATACGTCCGTCACATTAAGAGAGCTGCATCATATCTTTCCGGAGCAGGAGCTTTTTTTTATTACGGGTGCGGATGCCTTAAAAGATATACTCACCTGGCGGGATGCCGACGAAATTATCCGGACGACGAATATCATCGGGGCTACACGACCGGGTTACGATGCCAGTGGCTTTTTAGAGGAACTGTATGTTCGATTTCCATTTGCCCAGAGTAAAATATTTCAAATGGAAATTCCCGCATTGGCAATTTCATCCACAGATATCCATTTCCGCCTTGAAAATAATAAGTCAATCCGGTACCTGCTGCCGGAAGAAGTACGCTCTTTCATCATGAATAATAATATTTACCGGGATAAATAA
- the yhbY gene encoding ribosome assembly RNA-binding protein YhbY has product MLTGKQKRYLRGMGNEMEPILMVGKDEITDNVIKQAHDALEARELIKGRVLQNCADDPKNIAEALAEAAHADLVQVIGRNFLLYRPSSEKPVIELP; this is encoded by the coding sequence ATGCTGACCGGGAAACAAAAAAGATATTTACGCGGGATGGGGAATGAAATGGAACCAATCCTTATGGTCGGTAAGGATGAAATAACGGATAATGTCATTAAACAGGCGCATGATGCTTTGGAAGCAAGAGAACTAATTAAAGGAAGAGTTCTGCAAAATTGTGCCGATGATCCCAAGAATATTGCCGAAGCATTAGCTGAAGCTGCTCACGCGGACTTAGTCCAAGTTATTGGGCGGAATTTTCTATTGTATCGTCCATCAAGCGAAAAGCCGGTCATTGAGCTGCCATAA
- the obgE gene encoding GTPase ObgE, with the protein MFYDRAKIFVKAGDGGAGAVSFRREKYVPLGGPNGGDGGRGGDVILVADEGLRTLVDFRYRRHYKAERGEHGQGKDMHGKGADNLILRVPAGTIIKNEATGEILADLTKHGQSVIIAKGGRGGRGNARFMSNTNKAPTVAERGEPGEELWLLFELKLLADVGLLGFPNVGKSTLISRVSAARPKIADYHFTTLVPNLGVVEVEDTNFVMADIPGIIEGAHTGAGLGHEFLRHVERTRLLLHILDISGSEGRDPLEDFRIINQELALYSPALAKRPMLVVPNKVDVTGSEENLERLKQELGGTYEIYAISAVTGEGIEKLLHRIIQMLPETPPLEFSASPDEHRLVKAESDARFVISRQDNVYVITGKEIERHAAMAYLDTDDGVMRFQNIMKVMGVDDALRERGVKEGDKVQIGNLELQWSEGGR; encoded by the coding sequence ATGTTTTACGATCGTGCAAAGATTTTTGTAAAAGCAGGTGACGGCGGAGCCGGTGCGGTTTCCTTCCGCAGGGAAAAGTATGTCCCGCTGGGAGGTCCCAATGGCGGGGATGGCGGCCGCGGAGGGGATGTTATCCTCGTAGCAGACGAAGGGTTAAGGACCCTTGTCGATTTTCGTTATCGCCGACACTATAAGGCTGAACGCGGAGAGCACGGCCAGGGAAAAGACATGCACGGCAAAGGAGCCGATAATTTGATTTTGCGCGTGCCAGCCGGTACGATCATAAAAAATGAGGCAACGGGCGAGATCCTGGCAGATTTAACGAAGCATGGTCAAAGTGTGATCATCGCGAAAGGCGGAAGGGGCGGCCGCGGAAACGCCCGTTTTATGAGTAATACCAATAAAGCGCCGACAGTAGCTGAACGCGGTGAACCGGGAGAAGAGCTTTGGCTTTTGTTTGAACTTAAACTACTGGCCGATGTTGGCCTGTTAGGATTCCCAAATGTCGGTAAGTCGACGCTGATTTCACGTGTTTCAGCAGCCCGTCCCAAAATCGCAGATTACCACTTCACAACCTTAGTGCCCAATCTGGGGGTTGTTGAAGTTGAAGATACGAATTTTGTCATGGCTGATATTCCGGGCATTATTGAAGGTGCGCATACCGGCGCCGGTCTTGGTCATGAGTTTCTGCGTCATGTCGAACGAACGCGGCTCTTACTGCATATTCTGGACATTTCCGGCTCAGAAGGCCGGGATCCGCTGGAAGACTTTCGGATTATAAACCAGGAATTGGCCCTGTATAGTCCGGCCTTAGCGAAAAGGCCGATGCTTGTCGTTCCTAACAAGGTCGATGTCACCGGTTCCGAAGAAAATCTTGAACGGCTCAAGCAGGAATTAGGCGGTACCTATGAAATCTATGCGATTTCCGCAGTGACCGGCGAAGGTATCGAAAAACTTCTGCATCGGATCATTCAAATGCTGCCGGAAACACCGCCTCTTGAATTTTCTGCCAGTCCGGATGAACATCGCCTTGTCAAAGCAGAAAGCGATGCGCGGTTTGTGATCTCCCGCCAGGATAACGTTTATGTCATCACAGGCAAGGAAATCGAACGACATGCAGCGATGGCTTATTTGGATACAGATGACGGCGTGATGCGCTTCCAGAATATCATGAAGGTAATGGGCGTTGATGACGCTTTAAGGGAACGCGGTGTTAAAGAAGGCGACAAAGTGCAGATCGGAAACCTCGAACTGCAATGGTCTGAAGGAGGACGATAG
- a CDS encoding Spo0B domain-containing protein gives MADFDKEMLYEQLNNFQIQRHDFLNFFQVIKGYLQLKMPDKALNYIDDVLEDIRPQQDIYRIGNKTLLGLLLGWYFMLRLKGIKYRLEFPPEMKNEEFWEKHWREEYAQSFFGYTKECSDMSVMLDPEGYQGVILLGSLEGGFTCDYGLFKGDTCVKQKSYTTGQ, from the coding sequence ATGGCCGATTTTGATAAAGAGATGCTTTACGAGCAGCTAAATAACTTTCAGATTCAGCGGCATGATTTCCTGAATTTCTTTCAGGTAATCAAAGGATATTTGCAGTTAAAAATGCCGGATAAGGCCTTAAACTATATCGATGATGTATTAGAGGACATTCGTCCGCAGCAGGATATTTATCGTATCGGCAATAAAACGCTCCTTGGACTCCTTCTGGGATGGTATTTTATGTTGCGTTTGAAGGGCATAAAATATAGATTGGAATTTCCGCCGGAGATGAAAAATGAGGAATTTTGGGAAAAACATTGGCGTGAAGAATATGCACAAAGTTTTTTTGGATACACTAAAGAATGTTCAGACATGTCTGTAATGCTCGATCCCGAAGGATATCAAGGGGTTATTCTACTGGGGAGTCTCGAGGGCGGGTTTACCTGTGACTATGGTTTATTTAAGGGAGATACTTGTGTCAAGCAGAAATCATACACCACAGGTCAGTAA
- the rpmA gene encoding 50S ribosomal protein L27: MAHKKGMGSTRNDRDSNAQRLGVKRSDGQFVLAGNILVRQRGTKLHPGKNCGIGSDDTLFALTDGYVKFERKDKYRKQVSIYAENGVNQAQ, from the coding sequence ATGGCTCATAAAAAAGGTATGGGAAGCACCCGTAACGATAGAGACAGTAATGCGCAGCGACTTGGCGTCAAGCGTTCTGATGGACAGTTCGTTTTGGCTGGAAATATCCTCGTACGGCAACGCGGTACGAAACTCCATCCTGGCAAAAACTGCGGCATAGGCAGTGATGATACGCTTTTCGCGCTTACCGATGGCTATGTGAAGTTTGAACGTAAAGACAAATACCGCAAGCAAGTCAGTATTTATGCGGAAAACGGGGTCAATCAAGCTCAATAA
- the rplU gene encoding 50S ribosomal protein L21: protein MYAIIETGGKQYRVQEGEVLNVEKLDVAAGQVLDINKVLLVEKDGTITVGSPMIDGVTVAVKVVEHGKGDKVIAFRYKPKKHVRVKKGHRQPYTKIAIEKINA, encoded by the coding sequence ATGTATGCAATCATTGAAACAGGTGGTAAACAATACAGAGTTCAAGAAGGCGAAGTCCTCAATGTAGAAAAACTTGACGTCGCTGCCGGACAGGTTCTGGACATTAACAAAGTACTGCTTGTAGAGAAAGATGGAACGATTACGGTAGGTTCCCCTATGATCGATGGTGTAACGGTGGCTGTCAAAGTTGTTGAACATGGCAAAGGCGACAAAGTTATTGCTTTTCGCTATAAACCAAAGAAGCACGTTCGCGTAAAAAAAGGTCATCGTCAGCCGTACACAAAAATTGCAATCGAAAAAATCAATGCGTAA
- a CDS encoding Rne/Rng family ribonuclease produces MKEILITTENNQIRAAVLEEGKLVEILDDPVRELRLAGNIYRGTVKNVVSGIQAAFIDIGLDKNAFLYVGDIIPPNALPEPIENVLKEGQEVIVQVTREPIGSKGARVTTQLSLPGRFLVLLPDNAGYLAISQKIFSDEERERLLGVGKNIDLKDAGLIFRTLAEGISEKDLIEDTEKLLDLYRDLKARMGKRSKDRLLYSSSDPFSRLIRETIDEDVTQIIIDNAEFAEILRMRLREVGCTAAGKIRTDAKGGLFERHTIDDEIKRAMKPRVQLKSGGYLVIEKTEAMTVIDINSGKYQGERTLRQTLLNLNLEAASEIARQIRLRNVSGIIIIDFVDMETDSDWDQLLSLLNQLFLKDKVRCQVMGRTKLGLVEVTRKKEGQTLAARYGGEHPVDKIAGKMLK; encoded by the coding sequence AGGCAAACTGGTCGAAATCCTGGATGACCCCGTGCGCGAATTGCGGCTGGCCGGGAATATTTACCGAGGAACCGTTAAGAATGTGGTCTCGGGTATTCAAGCGGCCTTCATCGATATCGGATTGGATAAAAACGCATTTCTTTATGTCGGTGATATCATACCGCCCAATGCTCTGCCCGAACCAATTGAAAATGTTTTAAAGGAAGGGCAGGAGGTCATCGTCCAAGTGACCCGGGAACCAATTGGAAGCAAGGGCGCAAGAGTCACGACACAGTTATCGCTGCCCGGGCGTTTTCTGGTCCTGCTGCCGGATAATGCCGGATATTTAGCGATATCCCAAAAAATTTTCTCGGATGAAGAAAGAGAGCGTTTATTGGGTGTCGGAAAAAACATTGATTTAAAAGATGCCGGCCTCATTTTCCGCACATTGGCTGAAGGTATATCCGAGAAGGATCTGATCGAGGATACGGAAAAACTTCTTGATCTCTACAGGGACTTAAAAGCGAGAATGGGTAAGCGGAGCAAGGACAGATTGCTTTACAGCAGCAGTGATCCTTTTTCTCGTCTCATACGGGAGACGATCGATGAGGATGTAACCCAAATCATTATTGACAATGCGGAATTTGCGGAAATACTAAGGATGCGGCTTCGTGAAGTTGGTTGTACGGCTGCCGGCAAGATTCGGACCGATGCAAAAGGCGGTTTGTTTGAACGCCACACCATTGATGACGAAATCAAAAGGGCGATGAAACCACGGGTTCAGCTTAAGAGTGGAGGCTATTTGGTCATTGAAAAAACCGAAGCGATGACAGTCATCGATATCAATTCCGGTAAATATCAGGGTGAACGTACACTCCGGCAAACACTCCTGAATTTAAATCTAGAAGCGGCATCAGAAATAGCACGACAAATACGGCTGCGCAACGTGAGCGGCATAATTATTATTGACTTTGTTGACATGGAGACCGATTCCGACTGGGATCAGCTTCTCAGTTTATTGAATCAATTGTTCTTAAAGGATAAAGTGCGCTGCCAGGTGATGGGACGAACGAAACTGGGACTTGTTGAAGTGACACGCAAAAAGGAAGGACAGACGCTGGCTGCTCGTTACGGCGGAGAGCACCCAGTTGACAAAATAGCTGGTAAAATGCTAAAATAG